Genomic DNA from Prunus persica cultivar Lovell chromosome G1, Prunus_persica_NCBIv2, whole genome shotgun sequence:
AAATGATatgtttttgtctttttatataCAAATGATATTAGAGGatgaaaaaattaagtttaaccACTTGAACTACAAACCATTCTTAATTGCCGCTTGATAATTTACTTctgaatataaataataatcaaaactaaagcaaataaaaatttacacacacacatgaaTGATGTCATAAAAATTCGAACAAAACCCTCTTTTCTAGAAGTCAATTTTCTTTCACTCGCCTTGACCCAGTTGGCATACTTTCCTCTGATGAGAGAGAAAGCCTCATTTCTTTTGAAAGTGCCATCATTCTTTCCCACTTCGCTACTTAAATCACTCCTCCCCTCCCCTTATATAAAACACAATAATACCTCCTCCACATCCCATCCCATCCCAACCCACCACAAATCCCACAttctaatttttctctctctctctctctctctcctcttgagtcttgcaaaaagaaaaaaaaagaaaagaaaaggaaagaaagtaaaaggaaaatgggaGCAATGAGGGTTTGGAGTGTGCTTGTGGTGATGGCGGTGGCCATGGCGACGTTTGGGGAGTGTGGGTCGTCGCACCACGCGGCTCCGGCGCCGGCGGTGGACTGCTCGAGCCTGATCTTGAACATGGCGGACTGCTTGTCCTTTGTGTCTAATGGGAGCACCGATACAAAGCCCGCAGGGACTTGCTGCAGCGGCCTCAAGACCGTCCTCAAAGCTGACGCTGCCTGCCTCTGCGAGGCCTTCAAGAGCAGCGCTCAACTCGGCGTCGTTTTGAACATTACCAAGGCCGCCTCCCTCCCCGCTGCCTGCAAAGTCTCTGCTCCTTCTGCCACCAACTGTGGATGTCAGTTCTCTTCTGGATTTTccccattttccatttttttttcttctgttttaaACCAGTTTTATGAGATTTAATggctaatatttaattttatttgtttgtttttttttgttggttttgtcGTTTTTCAGTATCTATCACTCCTGTAGCTGCTCCTGGTATGTTCTTATTCTTATCTTAATATAGCTTTCAGATtgatctgctttttctttattttttatttttttttgtataattaATTCCAGACTAAAGTATTGggtttaattatattatatatctatTCTTCCGGGATTTCTCTGATCTATACACGGCTGTGCTCTGTGGGGAAGAAAAACATGTCTTAAAATTGTgtgtaagaaaagaaaatgagggaAAGAATCTTTAAATTGATCAATTCATTTGCGGAGGGGGTTTAGTATAAACTTGATCTTCAATGTTACTATGAACTTCAAGTTGAATACAGAAAATATATTGAGTTTGGATTTCAATGTTACTTTCTCTATTTTGTTAGACAGAAACTTGTGATGTGCCAAATGAGTTATTTCCATTTATTTGCTTCTCACACTCAAACTGGCATTGTCAATGTTTAAATGTCTGTTTTTGGATTTTCGGCTTGCAAGATGAATCGAACTaaatatgttttgtttgtcATGACTGTCATTGTTCTTATTCTCTGGTTTCCTCATTTCGTTGAATCTGATTCTAGACACCATTGTACATCACTCCGACACTATTCCCTACACCGCCGGTCTAACTTGGGATTAACTGATAAGGTTTTCTGTCTGGTGTTGCAGGTCTCTCGCCGGGATCTTCTCCAACATCATCTGTTGCTGCTACACCTGAATCGTCAGTTGGAGGGAGCGAGCAGGCACCTGCTTCTCCGCCAGGGGCCTCGGGTTCTCTTATGCTTGCCAGTTCAGTTGGATCCCTGCTTGTTGGTCTTGTAGTTGCATCATTCCCTTGTTTCTGAGAGCTGTGTGGTGCCATTTTTGAGAGCTGAGAGGGATGATATAAGTAAGAGAGTTGTGATGTTCATTTTACCATTGGGGAGTTCTCACTTTAGTTGTTTTTGAGGTGTGACTGAAGCTAGATTCGACATATATTTTGGGGTCACTTGAAATCTGTATTGATGGTTTGGTTGGACATctttttcctaatttattaGTCTATTTCTTCGCATATTTTTGTGCTCCATTTTGATTTGAAGTTTGAACTTAAAAAGAAT
This window encodes:
- the LOC18792669 gene encoding non-specific lipid-transfer protein-like protein At5g64080, which codes for MGAMRVWSVLVVMAVAMATFGECGSSHHAAPAPAVDCSSLILNMADCLSFVSNGSTDTKPAGTCCSGLKTVLKADAACLCEAFKSSAQLGVVLNITKAASLPAACKVSAPSATNCGLSITPVAAPGLSPGSSPTSSVAATPESSVGGSEQAPASPPGASGSLMLASSVGSLLVGLVVASFPCF